The genomic stretch tgacataatggtacatctagttgttcatcttgtgaaagagacacaattgtgtggaccaacttatatgagatggatgtaccctgttgaacgttatatgaaaatattaaaagggtacgtgaagaaccgaagtcgaccagaaggttgtatggttgaaagatacattgttgaagaagcgattgagttttgtactgaatatttgtctaatgttcagtcaatcggactccccaagtctcaacttgtcgaaaagaaagaaggaaaaaatctaattggaaataaaatcgtggcagtatcaagggtcgaacgggatcaagtgcatttgtatgttctgcacaatgagaatgaggttgagccgtatgttgaaattcacaaggatgttctccgaggtttaaatcccaatagaaatgaaaattggatagtacgagagcacaatcgatgttttataccttggtttaaggatcatatttattcaaagtattattcagatcccgcttcaataacagaaaggttgagatgcttagcatatggtccaagtttccatgttttttcttatagcgcatacgcgattaatggatacacattttataccaaagaacaagatgataaaagtactatgcagaatagtggtgtcaccgtggtagctgaagcaatgcacatatcaagtgtgaaggacttaaaccccaaatttgcaaatctgtcgtattttggtgttatcgagcgcatttgggtgtttgattatgagaagtttcagattcctatatttggttgcaagtgggttgaaaataataacagcattcgaatggataagtcaggatttttgcaagtggatcttaatagggtgagatacaaagatgagtcttttattctagcctctcaagctagacaagtgttctatgtcaatgatccgaaaagtacgaaatggtctatagttcttttttccaacaaagtaattgatgaaaacactggagatcaaggtgatgatattgatgttgagattgaatcatttaccagaaatgatcaagatgagaataatatatcaaatgtttcatatattagaaatgatcataatgagggtatttggatcaatccaaccgtccgtgttgttaagagacatgtagaacatattccaaccaagaaaagaaagagaacttagtgaaaaaggtacaggtcaaatgattttaattgttttctttattacaggtaaaatgacttttatgattttaattgtttttacatttgtcatctgattttaattgttttcttttttacaggtaaaatggctattatgaagtcaatcatttgtgcaaggggcaagggatgctcgaaagtatcaattgatatttgtttagatgatgatgctggatatttgaaagtatccctctacgacattggtttccttgttcgacaacatattccgattacatgtgataattggagaagtccggacttgaaggttggcaaagaaaaaatatggtcggagatacaggcttgtgtctcaatagaggatgggtatctacttaaagttacttttgtagtggtccaaaagagacatcacacccgtctctttcctgtcaaccccaaagagaccgatagaagtggaaaaattatgccaggttttttcaatatatttctcaatgcagctggtatatattatcatttgaatttatcacttttttctgattttgttgttctaaattgtcaaaggaaccgtggtagacaccggcatttgtcaccctagggaatttgatttttaccttaacagccatgcaggaattcaggtaatattagctatgtcatttaactttatgccattgtttactatttgttgctcaatcgccttttgacagttctgtgttatttgcatttggacgtgttctttttgtaggggactacttatgctgccatctgttgttttggttgagccttattttgtatggatgtgcgatagaactactagacagcttttggatatacagaacatgtttgccaccatgggtggatgggcgtttttgtttagtattggttagaactactagacagcttttggatacagtggtcactgggtgttggttgctatgttttattctcttaattgtagtactttgagaatatgttgttgtatattgttgatcaaagaatcatatattaatgttgtatatatggaggattaatgttgtatataaatggattcatgttgtatatatcaatggattaatggtgtataacattggattaaaggatgaaatcaatatgaattttacacttttgcagcatgcgaacaggttaccaaataaatatatatccactgtttttcaaacaaatttttttaaaataactaacacaatagagagcgctttgtccagaaagcgccctctaaacactttacaatgacaactttagagggcgctttttcctgaaagcgccctctaaacactttacattgataactttagagtgcgctttttcctgaaagcgccctctaaacactttacaatcacaactttagaggacgctttttcctgaaagcgccctctaaacactttacactgacaactttagagggcgcttttaccagaaagcgccctctaaggtgtccctctatggaccactccagagggcgcttttttcttaaagcgcactataatgtggccactttagacagcgctttctccaggagaacaaagcgctgtctttacctatgccagtGCCAGATTAGAgagcgcttaaaagcgctgttataggccaaaataagcgccctcttttcccttatttggcgtagtgactCCAATTGTCATAATTGTTCTTTGTGAGCATCGACATTTGAAAAGGGAAACCTCCATTCGCCATTTTTTTAGGACCTTGAAACTCTGATGCCACTTTGTTGGAAATAAATCCTTTTTGTGTTTAGGGAAAGTGTGTGGGAATATTAGAGGCTTGAATAGAAACTTGGTAGGTAGGAGAATTATTTATGAAAGAGAGAACTTTGTATTTTTGTTTAATACAAAAGTGTAATattacatctctatttatagtactctaGGGAGAACTCTAGACACACTAATTTTAGAGAATTCTCAACTCTAAATAttcaaagagtattctagaaaatattacaatcCTAAGAAATATCTAGACACTCCAAATACTACAAGACTTTTCTAAAGACATTATCCAAAATAAACTAAGCCCAAATAACAAAGCTCAAAAATCAAATAATAAGATTAGACCCAAATCAAATTTAATATTTCAATAGAATATAGCTTCCAGTATCCGAATCTGTTCAGGTTTTGGATTCCACTTAGGTTTCGGTTCAGGACTTCTCTCTTCACAATCTTCAAGAATACAGATTTGTTAAAAAAAAAAACCTAAGGATCCATCATTTTTACCTATATTTTATGTAGAAAAGTTACATAGTAGATTGAAAAAATGGTTACCTGATGAGTAAGGAGTTCTGTGACAAGCAGAAGATGAGATAAGAGAAGAGTTGATGTCATGCTGCCATTGGTGATGAGTGTTGCAGGGCTTAGACTTAAACATGCTTGGATAGTGTCTATTAGAAGAAGCCATGATGGTGATGAATGAATGAATAACTGATAGAAATCTAGAAGAAGCTGTTTTTGTTTCTCTCTTGCTTTCTGTAACACACAGAACCTTCTTATATAGCCACTACTTGTTAACCGTGCGTCTCACAACAAGTTCTATAAttgaaataataataataataataataacaataactCTTTAGTAATGTGTGATATTAATGAGAAGGTGTAGGAATAATAAGTGTGGGATTATTCTAATGGATGAGGTTGTTGTATAAGAATAAATAGATTTGAGACACAATTCACACAATTACATAACTGACAAAGTATAAAACTCGAGCCTAACTGAAATCCAAGTGAACTTGAAGCATCACATGAACAACTATTATGTAAAAATATTGTTGAATTATCTCATTAGAGTGATTTGCTTTGAGATGCGACTTTGTACAATAACCTTAAATCTTGTTATAACATAAAATTTATTCATATAATGTTACTCATAAAACTGGTTAAATTACTctaaaaaattattaaaattaataatatGACCAAGTGTCATCAATAATTTTTTTCATAAGTGGCTTAAGACATAAACACCTTGGTCAAAAGTTATGGTTTTTAGAAGGCTCACTCTCACAGGATACAAATCCAAAGAAAAATAACTTCAGTGATATCCAACAAATCATGATACGGATCCAAGTAGTGGTACTTGTTGATTTGTATTACTAGTTTACTACTACATCCAAGATTTATAAACACTCTATGCGCCACTCATCCAATATGTTATAATCAAAAGCTTTGAAAGCCAAGAAGCTAAACAAAAAGCAATAAAGACACAAGCACTTTCTGTATAAAAGCTATAATATTATTAGATTGCATATCAAATTTAGTTTAAACATTATGCCAACTTGATAACTTGTTGTCATTTACAATACCACGCTATAACCACTTGCATGAAGGTTGTAATAAAACTATATTATTATACCTAGTACATCATAGCTAGTGTGCGACCACAACTCCCCTATATATTGTTTGTTATCTATCTAAGATAACATAACAACAACTCTCTAGCTCTAATTAACTAACTCTTCTCAAGTTCCATAACAACGAAAAAAACATGTATGCTTCGACTTCTTTTACTTTACCACTCCTCCATGAGCTACTTGTTGAATCTCACACAAGAAGGTTACTCTTCCAAAGTCTAACTGATCATCaatcacttaaaatcaactcTCATGTTTTCACAAACAACAACAATTCAACAAACTCATATTTTGGTGCTCATGGATTTGATTCAAGTTTTGTGAAAATAATGGCGGTCCTATTATGTGCTCTTATTTGTTCACTTGTATTAAACTCCATCATAAGGTGCGCCTTGAGGTTTTCAAACGCGGCGATCACCAACAACGAGTCTTCTTCGAGTTTGAGCAGCGATCTTTCACCTCAATTAGCCAACAAAGGAATCACGAAGAAAACTCTCAAGAAATTTCCAACAATGACTTATTCGCCTGAGTTGAAACTATCAGGTTTGGATATCGAGTGTGTTATATGTCTCTCAGAGTTTACAAATGGTGAAAAAGTGCGCATATTGCCTAAATGCAACCATGGTTTTCATGTTCTTTGCATTCACAAATGGTTAAAGGAACACTCATCATGTCCCAAGTGTAGACAATGTCTTCTTGAAACATGTCGAAAGATTGGTGGGTCTCAAGTGCAACCAATTGTGTTGCCGGTGCTAGAAACCATTATAAGGATCCAACCACTCCAGCAAGAAGATTTGGAACGTAACTATAGAGAAATATAAACTAATTATAATTACTCTCCGTTAATGCTTTTAGTTATGGTTGGCCAAGAAAGTTCAAATGAAAATATACATTAGTTAAAGTTTTGACATAATTTTTGTTTCATATAAGAGTATTATTTTGAATAAAGGAAACTCAAATTTAATAATGATCATAGAGAGTAGAAGTTATTCTTATAGTTGttgatttcgcttgtgtttgagccgtttatccaatTTCGGAGAAACCAatttcttaaagcaaatcctcttgtccttcaagaggcatactttgcttgaggacaagcaagaatctagttggggagagttgttagatgcccaaaagtgcttattagagctatcatatgtgggcatctttcactctttttccttgctaaaactgtcaaaaccacatttgttttacatggaatgcattacattgataaacaagcttggtgcctttgatttgtgtgttattgtgcaggaaagacatgaactaattggaaataaagacacaagaaaattggcaaaggaaccaaagaatacaagcatttcatcagcctgctcgctaggcgaggctgtggcgaagcattggttcgctaggcgagttcctggcgaaaagctccagtaaattgtcaaattaattcgctaggcgagctgaaggcgaaggtggtagcgagttcattctgttttggtgaaaaacgcagccagcactcactcgctaggcgaagctctagcgagtccccagcgagcattccagtagcaaaacctctcaacctcgctggggcgaaggttgaagcgtgtccttcgctaggcgaaggtaagttcgctaggcgaacatcacagttcagcaggccctgttttctctgggcgcaggggccttttgtgcccattttagaccctcgctaggcgagccattctgctcgcctagcgaactggacagcccagcagtggtctataagtagcaggtgccacttttgagcaccatacctcatttttaccaactttttccacttttgtactttcttctagatatttttgcagcattgttcttgggatctttatgccctagttttcatttctcttcatcttagaaccatcttctacaaaaagaaggtggattc from Lathyrus oleraceus cultivar Zhongwan6 chromosome 7, CAAS_Psat_ZW6_1.0, whole genome shotgun sequence encodes the following:
- the LOC127105776 gene encoding RING-H2 finger protein ATL78-like; this translates as MYASTSFTLPLLHELLVESHTRRLLFQSLTDHQSLKINSHVFTNNNNSTNSYFGAHGFDSSFVKIMAVLLCALICSLVLNSIIRCALRFSNAAITNNESSSSLSSDLSPQLANKGITKKTLKKFPTMTYSPELKLSGLDIECVICLSEFTNGEKVRILPKCNHGFHVLCIHKWLKEHSSCPKCRQCLLETCRKIGGSQVQPIVLPVLETIIRIQPLQQEDLERNYREI